Proteins co-encoded in one Macrobrachium nipponense isolate FS-2020 chromosome 24, ASM1510439v2, whole genome shotgun sequence genomic window:
- the LOC135202975 gene encoding uncharacterized protein LOC135202975: MKEAAKALHQREDIAVRRADITAAFVLIKTAEYHQKLDAILSDSTKFERLTKNPTDKIKKEANDIISSVNTATNAMHLPTIIGDYSLGYLYGNVKTHKNGNPLHPIISQTPALMYGLAKLLNQILTPYVPSRYSLHSSTEFLKKIRDSPGTGIIASLDIESLFTNVPVDETINIIMDHIYRDPSTPQLNIPEVSLWAIL, translated from the coding sequence ATGAAAGAAGCAGCAAAGGCCCTACATCAACGAGAAGACATAGCTGTGCGTCGTGCAGACATAACAGCAGCCTTCGTACTGATCAAGACGGCGGaataccaccagaagttggatgccATCTTGTCTGACAGTACTAAGTTCGAGCGCCTTACTAAAAACCCcacagacaaaataaaaaaagaagccaatgaCATCATTAGCAGTGTCAATACAGCCACTAATGCCATGCACCTCCCAACAATCATTGGAGATTACAGCCTTGGCTATCTGTATGGCAACGTTAAAACACACAAGAATGGAAACCCTCTCCAccccatcatcagccagacacctgCCCTCATGTATGGACTGGCCAAGCTCCTTAATCAAATATTGACGCCCTACGTACCAAGCCGGTATAGCCTGCACTCTTCTACGGAATTCCTCAAAAAAATCCGAGACTCCCCAGGAACAGGCATTATCGCCTCTTTGGACATAGAATCCCTTTTTACGAACGTTCCTGTCGACGAGACCATCAATATCATCATGGACCACATCTACAGGGACCCCTCTACACCCCAGCTAAATATCCCAGAAGTATCTCTGTGGGCAATCCTCTAG